A genomic region of Arachis stenosperma cultivar V10309 chromosome 9, arast.V10309.gnm1.PFL2, whole genome shotgun sequence contains the following coding sequences:
- the LOC130949679 gene encoding uncharacterized protein LOC130949679 — protein sequence MGSQRQGVREGIPNVNYEREQETFMATMNDMAEVVREAVVGAARAVERLGVRNGDENGYGEDNGNDENNLGHLERPMTLATFLKVKPPKFKGTLVATDADNWFRAIERSLRAQHVPEGQHVEFATYMLEGEAEHWWQGIQRLLQQDEGDIPWNTFKDEFYKKYFPRAARDAKEMELMQLKQGNTTIAEYTRKFGDLCRFSKICQGDPADLEEWKCLKFEGGLCVDLMINKSKLVEECIKKVTVAKVSRQGFPPRRLSNHQTAGRSVHFKARGIRQCKNLQVGNITDRRMGKNGGLASLDHLTAMLVENLDILPRIVQRDLLEIQLALNNKDECLLSLLTMLCNRTPSFKVKEFPDVFLDDIPEFLPQQEIKFSIDLVPGTGPIFIAPYRMSPLLAELKKL from the exons ATGGGTTCACAGAGACAAGGCGTACGGGAAGGAATTCCTAATGTTAACTACGAGAGGGAACAGGAAACGTTTATGGCTACCATGAACGACATGGCTGAAGTAGTGCGTGAAGCTGTTGTAGGAGCGGCTAGGGCTGTTGAACGTCTTGGAGTGAGAAATGGGGACGAGAATGGATACGGAGAAGATAATGGAAATGATGAGAATAACTTAGGGCATCTCGAAAGACCTATGACCCTTGCGACTTTTCTGAAAGTTAAACCGCCTAAGTTTAAAGGTACACTTGTTGCGACTGATGCTGACAATTGGTTTCGAGCTATTGAACGATCACTGCGAGCGCAGCATGTTCCGGAAGGCCAGCACGTGGAGTTTGCTACTTATATGCTGGAAGGAGAAGCTGAGCATTGGTGGCAGGGGATACAACGACTGCTGCAACAAGATGAAGGCGATATTCCTTGGAATACTTTTAAGGACGAATTTTATAAGAAGTATTTTCCGAGGGCAGCTCGTGATGCTAAGGAGATGGAACTTATGCAGCTGAAACAGGGTAATACAACTATTGCAGAATACACCCGTAAATTTGGTGACTTGTGCCGTTTCTCCAAGATTTGTCAAGGGGATCCTGCTGACCTTGAAGAATGGAAGTGCTTGAAGTTTGAAGGAGGCCTTTGTGTTGATCTGATGA TCAACAAGAGCAAGTTAGTGGAAGAATGTATTAAGAAAGTGACTGTGGCTAAAGTGAGTCGCCAAGGATTTCCACCAAGGCGTCTTAGCAATCATCAGACAGCTGGGAGAAGTGTGCATTTTAAAGCACGTGGCATACGACAGTGTAAGAACCTACAAGTTGGTAACATTACTGATCGCCGTATGGGTAAGAATGGAG GTCTTGCCAGTTTGGATCACCTAACTGCTATGCTTGTAGAGAACTTGGACATATTGCCAAGGATTGTCCAAAGGGATTTACTCGAAATCCAGTTAGCACTCAACAACAAGGACGAGTGTTTGCTATCACTATTGACAATGTTGTGCAATCGAACACCCTCATTCAAG GTGAAAGAATTTCCTGATGTTTTCTTGGACGACATACCTGAGTTTCTTCCTCAGCAAGAGATAAAATTCAGCATTGATCTAGTACCTGGAACCGGACCGATTTTCATAGCACCGTACCGGATGTCACCATTGCTTGCAGAGCTGAAGAAGCTATGA